Part of the Streptomyces europaeiscabiei genome is shown below.
TCGATCATGTTCAGCGAGACGGCCGGGGCGACGTTCACCAGCCCCGAGGTGAAGCCGGTGGCACCGGCCGAGAAGTAGGAGGGCGCGTACGGCTCGGCGAGACCGGCCACCCAGACGAAGCGCTCCAGGCCCGCGTCACGGGCGAAGGCGGCGAACCGCGCGGCGTCCGGCACGGCGTACTTGACCCCGATCACGTTCGGGCAGGTGTCGGCGAGTTCGGCGAGCCGGACACCGGTGAGCTGCGCGTTGCGGATGTAGGGCACGACGCCCAGCTCGGGCACGGCCTCCGCGATGGCCCGGTGGTAGTCGACCCAGCCGTCCTGCGACACGTAGGGGTGCACCGGCTGATGGACCATCACCATCTGCGCCCCGATCTCGCGGGCGTGCTCGGCGGAGGCGATCGCGGTCGGCACGTCGTGCCCGACGCCGACCAGGATCACGGCCCGGTCGCCGACCTCGTCCATGGTCAGCTCGGTGACGAGACGCCGCTCTTCGGGGGTGAGGGCGTAGAACTCGCCGGTGTTGCCGTTCGGGGTGAGGGTGGTGATCCCTCCGTCGAGCAGCCGACGCAGCAGGGCCCGGTGGGCGCTCTGGTCGACGGTGCCGTCCTCGGCGAACGGAGTCACCGGGATGGCCACCACGTCGGCCAGAGCCGCCCGTTGGGTCTCGAACGTCACGCTGCTCATTGATGACCTTCCTCTGCAAGGACTTCTTGGAGGACTGCGGAGGGCTGGCGGGTCCGCCGCGTCGGGCGGGCTCGCCGTGCCTCGTGGACTCGGGGGCTTACTGGGCCTGCTGAACTTGGTGGGCCTGCTGTTCCTCGCGGGCCCCGGGGAAGGCCCGTTCGACGAACGAGGCGATGTGTGCGTGCAGGGCGGCGGCCGCGCCGTCGGCGTCGCCGTCGAGGGCGAGCCGCAGGATCTCCCGGTGCTCGGCGGCCTCCCGCTCCCAGGACGGGTCGGCGGCCCAGGCGACGGCCGACACCAGGGCGGCCTGGTCGCGCACCTCGTCGAGCATCCGGCCGAGCAGCGGGTTCCCGCACGGCACGTACAGCGCGCGGTGGAACTCCCGGTTGGCCAGCGACCGTTCGGCGGTGTCCGAAGCCTCGTCGGCCCTGGCCAGCGCGTCACTCGCCGCGTTCCACGGGGCACCGCGCCGCACCGAGCGCCGCAGGGCCTCCGGCTCCAGGAGCAGTCGTACGTCGTAGACCTCGCGCGCCATGTCCGCGTCCACCATG
Proteins encoded:
- a CDS encoding GntR family transcriptional regulator, whose product is MTSVPMPIPSRTQFVLEGIKHRILTGQLTPGQALVETELAAQFGVSKTPVREALKTLAGTGLVVMNQYKGVTVRMVDADMAREVYDVRLLLEPEALRRSVRRGAPWNAASDALARADEASDTAERSLANREFHRALYVPCGNPLLGRMLDEVRDQAALVSAVAWAADPSWEREAAEHREILRLALDGDADGAAAALHAHIASFVERAFPGAREEQQAHQVQQAQ
- a CDS encoding dihydrodipicolinate synthase family protein codes for the protein MSSVTFETQRAALADVVAIPVTPFAEDGTVDQSAHRALLRRLLDGGITTLTPNGNTGEFYALTPEERRLVTELTMDEVGDRAVILVGVGHDVPTAIASAEHAREIGAQMVMVHQPVHPYVSQDGWVDYHRAIAEAVPELGVVPYIRNAQLTGVRLAELADTCPNVIGVKYAVPDAARFAAFARDAGLERFVWVAGLAEPYAPSYFSAGATGFTSGLVNVAPAVSLNMIEALRSGDFPAAMKVWEQIRRFEELRAANGSANNVTVVKEALASLGLCRRDVRAPSRHLPEGERAEVAAIAAGWSM